One Anthonomus grandis grandis chromosome 13, icAntGran1.3, whole genome shotgun sequence DNA segment encodes these proteins:
- the LOC126744141 gene encoding protein spire-like, with translation MITDDFNNISQTHHETDDEGIERDSEEHFEAGTSKCNGEQNRVPLTEVISRCEAHLGTLTKAQAEAHYKAVVRALVAEAIELSTFLEKVAQGTIGLPSSSTNSNLDELKFTDWAKFWVQVMGELRTGVKLKKVNYSKAPIEYELTPYEILMKDIRNCKYNLRKIMVNGDIPNRVSKDAHAIILDFIRSRPPLRKAADRKLPPQPRVALTPREQLLLSIKKGRKLRPVPMPRYEVYLDYSIKK, from the exons ATGATAACCGACGATTTCAACAATATCTCACAGACACATCACGAAACAGACGATGAAG GCATCGAAAGGGATTCAGAAGAGCATTTTGAAGCGGGTACTTCGAAGTGTAACGGCGAACAAAATCGGGTTCCTTTGACGGAAGTTATTAGCAGATGCGAGGCGCATTTGGGCACCCTCACAAAAGCCCAAGCGGAAGCTCACTATAAAGCCGTAGTGAGAGCTTTAGTGGCCGAGGCCATAGAACTGTCAACTTTCTTGGAAAAGGTCGCTCAGGGCACAATCGGGTTACCGTCGAGCTCAACAAACTCGAACTTGGACGAACTGAAGTTCACCGATTGGGCCAAGTTTTGGGTTCAAGTAATGGGGGAATTGAGAACAG GGGTCAAGTTGAAGAAAGTGAACTATAGCAAGGCCCCGATAGAGTATGAGCTGACTCCTTATGAAATACTCATGAAAGATATCAGGAATTGCAAATACAATTTAAGGAAGATTATGGTTAACGGGGATATTCCCAATAGGGTGTCCAAAGATGCTCATGCTATCATTTTAGATTTTATCAG GTCTAGGCCGCCGTTACGTAAAGCGGCCGACCGAAAACTGCCTCCACAGCCAAGAGTCGCTTTAACGCCCAGGGAACAACTTTTACTGTCTATTAAGAAGGGACGAAAGTTACGACCCGTTCCAATGCCAAGGTATGAAGTTTATTTAGATTACTCCATTAAAAAATGA
- the LOC126744140 gene encoding protein spire-like yields the protein MTTNRLWSTEYQQICDGTLDAYDLATTEDCTIGMRRNTLGVTEIPAGCYSVPQSRPGSRQSCNSTESETVQMEPEVARQIQQELTNSESWQDSISLDDRLSLTLAEIVHIRTVLTKAEVEALPTEGRVRHDVESRKVCFLCLKTRFGIFGPWGQRCSLCKRTVCSKCYSKMNIPMEHFSTIPVVLLSPSIMCTPEDDNRDTLTKTFMNKMNSGPQSRDSSPDLSKSPSALMCGSTISDPGFAGQTPALSRFRTSATTVGRATKAVDRMKVTNLISI from the exons ATGACGACGAACC GTTTATGGTCAACGGAGTACCAACAAATCTGCGATGGTACCCTGGACGCGTACGATTTGGCAACCACCGAAGACTGCACCATCGGTATGCGAAGAAACACTTTGGGCGTAACGGAAATTCCGGCCGGATGTTACTCCGTACCGCAGTCCAGACCCGGCTCAAGACAGTCCTGTAACAGTACCGAATCGGAAACGGTCCAGATGGAACCGGAAGTGGCGCGACAGATCCAACAGGAACTGACGAACTCGGAAAGTTGGCAGGACTCGATATCGTTGGACGATCGATTGTCGTTAACTTTGGCGGAGATCGTGCACATCCGCACGGTTCTGACTAAAGCGGAAGTGGAGGCCCTGCCGACGGAGGGCAGGGTGCGTCACGACGTCGAAAGTCGGAAAGTTTGTTTCTTGTGCTTGAAAACCAG GTTTGGGATTTTTGGACCGTGGGGCCAGAGGTGTTCCCTGTGCAAAAGGACCGTTTGCAGCAAGTGTTATTCCAAAATGAACATTCCGATGGAGCATTTTAGTACGATACCGGTGGTACTGCTTAGTCCTAGTATTATGTGTACTCCTGAAGATGACAACAG GGACACCTTAACGAAAACCTTCATGAACAAAATGAACAGCGGACCGCAGTCGAGGGACAGCAGTCCGGACTTGAGTAAATCGCCCTCGGCCCTGATGTGCGGCAGCACGATCAGCGATCCGGGATTTGCCGGACAGACGCCGGCCCTGTCACGATTCCGCACGAGTGCCACCACCGTCGGTCGTGCTACTAAAGCGGTCGATCGAATGAAA GTTACAAACttaataagtatttaa